The genomic interval GCTCGATCCGACGCTACGAGTGGGACCTCGACGGCGACGGCGACTACGACGAGACCGGACGGATCGTCGAGCGCACGGTCGAGAACTCGGGAACGTTCGACGTCGCCCTCAGAGTCACCGACGACGACGGCGCGACCGACCGGACCAGACGGTCGGTCTCCGTCGGTGAAGCCGAGAACCGGGCGCCGACCGCGGCGTTCGAGGCTACCCCGTCGCCGCCGGTCGCGGGTTCCGCGACCACGTTCGACGCCTCGGCCGCCGAGGACCCGGACGGGTCGATCGCACGCTACGAGTGGGACCTCGACGGAGACGGAAGCGTCGACACCACGGGACAGTCGGTCGAATACACCTTCGAGGAGGCCGGCGACGTGACAGTCACCCTTTGGGTCACAGACGGCGAGGGCACTGTCGGTTCGACTGAACGGACGCTGTCGGTCGCCGAGCCGGAGAACGAGCCTCCCTCGGCGGTGTTCGACAGTTCGACCGCGGAGCCGCAGGCCGGCGAGACGGTCCGCTTCGACGCCTCGGCGAGCAACGACCCGGACGGGGAGATCCAACAGTACCGATGGGACCTGACTGGGGACGGGACCCGCGACGCGACCGGCCAGGCCGTCGAGTACACCTACGAGTCGCCGGGGGAGTACACAGTCCGGCTCACCGTCGTCGACGCGGCCGGCGCGAAGGCCACGAGCAGCGGAACGATCACTGTCACCGAGAACCCGTTGAGCTCGCTCAAGTCGGCACACCTGAAGACTGCCGAGCGTGTCGACGAGATCTCCGTCGCGAACCTCGGCGCCACCGCCAAGGCCCAACAGGCGAACAGGGCGTTCACCGACGCCGTCGAACGCGGCGAAATCGAGCAGGGAACCGCGATAGACGCGATCCGCCGGCTGGACTCGGGGCTGAGCGTCACTGAAGACACCCTCGAACACATCGGCCCTGCCGAGGAGTTGAGCGGGAACCGGGTCGATCTCACGCAGGAGATGGCGCTCCCGACGATCAACACGTCGATGGAACTGCTGTTGACCGTCGTCTCGATCGCGAAGAAGGTATCCAAGGGCGTTGGGCTCGGGACGAAGGCGGTGCTCTCGACAGCGAAGTCGAAGGCCAAGGACGCCGTGAAGACGATCTTGACCGGCATGCTCGGTCGGAAGATCGACGCGATGTCGAAGATCAACTACGAGGCGAACACGATCGTCGGGGAGATCGTCAACGGGGGGCTGGACACGGTCGCGGCCGTCAACGAAGCCGTCGAGGAGGCCGCCCAACGGGTCATCGACTCGGTGGCGACGTCGATCCAGTACTACGCGGAGACGCGGATGGCGACCGGAGTGACCCCGCTGGCCGGGTCGTTCGTCGGTTCGACGCCCGCGTCGCTGGAGGCGGGGTTGAACTTCTTCTACGCGTACCTCACGCCCGAGCGCGTGGCCGAGAACGGCCTCCGGGGCGACACGAACGCGGCCATGTCCGCGGCGACCGACGCCTCACACTCGATCGCGAGCGAGGCCGAGGACACCCAAGGGATCATCGAGGATGCCAAGGAGTTCGGCGACTCGTTCTCGTTGACGGAATCGGTGTATCGGCTCTGGAACGATCCCAGCCT from Halobaculum halobium carries:
- a CDS encoding PKD domain-containing protein; translated protein: MNRQFGRRAFLGLGAAASVAVGGTTVGRASFSGLDQDFESVSVGGYPGGWRKDGATEQAVVSERSHSGGRSLRLKGGHGGCWEAIANAPIGGHPGETAVRFSGAVLPGAAGSFGCHDKRYARVQLRTDAGGGWSDGSNRTLLTMHRDGTLRAAGGGEVGTFSPGEWISYDITYQYDATAGEVTLEYEFDGGSSGGTTTVDAASWETDLSYLTVRSGDFTTYWDSVVAKAVGGGNQVPEAAFQFAPSSPTVADDVVFDASDASDADGSVVGYAWDLDGDGDYDATGETVVRSYDSGGEYPVSLRVTDDDGATAVTTRTVAVGSGNTAPSASFQIAPQSPTVGDTLTFDASGAEDPDGSIRRYEWDLDGDGDYDETGRIVERTVENSGTFDVALRVTDDDGATDRTRRSVSVGEAENRAPTAAFEATPSPPVAGSATTFDASAAEDPDGSIARYEWDLDGDGSVDTTGQSVEYTFEEAGDVTVTLWVTDGEGTVGSTERTLSVAEPENEPPSAVFDSSTAEPQAGETVRFDASASNDPDGEIQQYRWDLTGDGTRDATGQAVEYTYESPGEYTVRLTVVDAAGAKATSSGTITVTENPLSSLKSAHLKTAERVDEISVANLGATAKAQQANRAFTDAVERGEIEQGTAIDAIRRLDSGLSVTEDTLEHIGPAEELSGNRVDLTQEMALPTINTSMELLLTVVSIAKKVSKGVGLGTKAVLSTAKSKAKDAVKTILTGMLGRKIDAMSKINYEANTIVGEIVNGGLDTVAAVNEAVEEAAQRVIDSVATSIQYYAETRMATGVTPLAGSFVGSTPASLEAGLNFFYAYLTPERVAENGLRGDTNAAMSAATDASHSIASEAEDTQGIIEDAKEFGDSFSLTESVYRLWNDPSLWEVAKTIGSVVLFVAGGVVDAFATGGGIGALVKINVTHHLGLFNAIRG